One Thalassospira marina DNA window includes the following coding sequences:
- a CDS encoding glycosyltransferase, with the protein MMHIENIGGMASSGAICNGSNGNGNGNGITIITTIRNGQAHWANYFANLTDILGPDDHAVIVDDGSVPALMLPTSFSADHRITVLNPGKIGRAAALNLAISHAPTPLIAIQDVDDQSLPARLPAMRDLLARYPENLVFCDALGPNTAPDDQLRKPRIIPASRLYRGNPFHHSALAFHKDLWREAGGYDGGLECCIDLDFYLRVLAQSPHQSFIFYEAGLIRRHTGHDRQYSRLSPKTYHQTALMVRNRYRAKLKPPVWSRAYDMRHWFRAACAYWHHDMACTATRPIGQKHILALVHLPPPLHGAAAMNERAVHIMAKRHRVSLLPLRFSSSIASIGQSSLLKYGRAAFYAFTLLRQVIMDRPDQVYFSFAPSGPAFWRDSLYALILRALRLPVIFHLHGRGLKALRDRSWLAKRIQKRVFKNQTAIILGKALNAEVAGLDCNVAIIGNCVDVQEKPAKLDNPDQTTRPFRILYLSNLIRSKGVDTAITAAGLVKQSLPELHLDIAGAEADIGKVDLKTMLAQAGLLQNSTYHGAVGANEKAALFENCDLFVFPSRYANEAQPLVVLEAMAHGVPIICSNAGTLGDVVKDQKSGYILRDATDANELATLILKMQENPAARAKMAKAAHETFTAAFHPEIFERALNELFDQQS; encoded by the coding sequence ATGATGCACATAGAAAATATCGGCGGGATGGCATCATCCGGTGCAATCTGTAACGGCAGCAACGGCAACGGCAACGGCAACGGCATCACCATCATCACCACAATCCGTAATGGGCAGGCTCACTGGGCGAATTATTTTGCCAATCTGACCGATATTCTGGGGCCGGATGATCATGCCGTGATTGTTGATGACGGCTCGGTTCCTGCCCTCATGCTCCCGACGTCATTCAGCGCGGATCACCGTATTACGGTGCTTAATCCGGGTAAAATCGGCCGGGCGGCCGCCCTTAACCTGGCAATTTCCCATGCGCCAACTCCACTGATCGCCATTCAGGATGTGGATGACCAAAGCCTGCCTGCGCGCCTGCCCGCAATGCGCGACTTGCTGGCGCGCTATCCCGAAAATCTGGTGTTTTGTGATGCCCTGGGTCCAAATACAGCACCAGATGATCAACTGCGCAAACCCCGCATCATTCCGGCAAGCAGGCTTTATCGCGGTAATCCGTTTCATCATTCCGCACTGGCGTTTCATAAAGACCTTTGGCGCGAAGCTGGCGGGTATGATGGGGGTCTTGAATGCTGCATTGATCTTGATTTTTATCTGCGCGTTCTGGCGCAATCACCACATCAATCCTTCATTTTTTACGAAGCCGGGCTTATCCGCCGTCACACAGGGCATGATCGGCAATATTCCCGCCTTTCGCCGAAAACCTATCATCAAACCGCATTGATGGTTCGCAACCGCTATCGTGCCAAGTTAAAGCCGCCGGTCTGGTCCCGAGCCTATGATATGCGCCACTGGTTTCGTGCGGCATGTGCGTATTGGCATCATGATATGGCGTGCACAGCAACACGCCCGATAGGCCAAAAACATATCCTTGCCCTCGTGCATTTACCGCCGCCCCTGCATGGTGCTGCTGCGATGAATGAACGGGCGGTGCATATTATGGCAAAACGCCATCGTGTGAGCCTGTTACCCCTTCGATTTTCAAGCAGCATCGCCAGTATTGGCCAGTCCAGTCTGCTGAAATATGGTCGCGCGGCATTCTATGCTTTTACCCTGTTACGGCAGGTCATCATGGATCGGCCCGACCAGGTTTATTTCAGCTTTGCCCCTAGCGGCCCGGCCTTTTGGCGTGACAGCCTTTATGCGCTGATCCTGCGCGCACTTCGCCTACCAGTCATTTTTCACCTGCATGGCCGTGGCCTTAAAGCCCTGCGCGATCGGTCCTGGCTGGCAAAGCGGATTCAAAAACGGGTTTTTAAAAACCAGACGGCGATCATTCTGGGAAAGGCGTTGAATGCCGAGGTTGCGGGATTGGATTGTAACGTTGCCATTATCGGCAATTGCGTCGATGTACAGGAAAAGCCTGCCAAATTGGATAACCCCGATCAAACAACCCGCCCGTTTCGTATTCTTTATCTATCCAACCTGATCCGCAGCAAAGGGGTTGATACCGCCATTACCGCCGCAGGACTGGTGAAACAAAGCCTGCCTGAACTTCACCTTGATATCGCCGGGGCAGAAGCAGACATTGGCAAGGTGGATTTAAAAACCATGCTGGCACAGGCGGGCCTTTTGCAAAACAGCACCTATCACGGGGCGGTAGGTGCCAATGAAAAGGCAGCTTTGTTTGAAAACTGCGATCTGTTTGTTTTTCCCAGCCGCTATGCCAATGAAGCCCAGCCGCTTGTGGTGCTAGAGGCGATGGCGCATGGCGTGCCCATTATTTGCAGCAATGCCGGCACGCTGGGCGATGTGGTTAAAGATCAGAAAAGCGGATATATCCTGCGCGATGCAACAGACGCGAACGAACTTGCGACACTGATTTTAAAAATGCAGGAAAACCCTGCTGCGCGGGCAAAAATGGCAAAGGCCGCCCATGAAACCTTCACGGCGGCCTTTCATCCCGAAATATTTGAGCGTGCGTTAAACGAGCTGTTTGACCAACAGTCCTAG
- a CDS encoding glycosyltransferase family 4 protein, protein MNPDIWMIGRVDQFALLAAHLARQGRLARWDSFWRHCTPDAQAPAPATTTHRNLQSLFARPARRVDPVLTGIKGRHLTPDILGKSARMLRLPAHNLASDLPLSWLAARNMPHNVRILHGQGNYSLPAMKRAHKQNIITISDVTGQLAPIRAMQLGAEYQQYGQKWREISAFLANRRIKEACFADAVFAPSATVANGLITCGVAEERIHIIPFDAPLAQQCLVLDRPMPMLALPSRPLRLLFIGQISLAKGIAVLLRAFQMLRSRHNASVTLTLIGRVRQCAAGLMARLPDGVDWQGAIPARDVPSALQKADIFVFPSLSEGSSLAVQEAMAASLPVITSFDAGSPIEDGKNGIIIPPRNADALADAITRLVHDATLRQTLGTNARNTIARQLAEGYGNRVNNAYDEVLTRHG, encoded by the coding sequence ATGAACCCCGATATCTGGATGATTGGCCGGGTTGACCAGTTTGCCCTTCTGGCCGCCCATCTTGCCCGACAGGGCCGCCTTGCCCGCTGGGACAGTTTTTGGCGGCATTGCACCCCGGACGCCCAAGCACCCGCCCCTGCAACCACCACGCACCGTAACCTGCAATCGCTGTTTGCCCGCCCGGCCCGCCGGGTGGACCCTGTTTTGACGGGCATAAAGGGCCGCCATCTGACCCCTGATATTTTGGGAAAATCGGCAAGGATGCTGCGCCTGCCAGCCCATAATCTGGCATCGGATTTGCCGCTATCCTGGCTTGCCGCGCGCAACATGCCGCACAATGTGCGGATATTGCATGGGCAGGGCAATTACAGCCTTCCGGCCATGAAACGGGCGCACAAACAAAATATTATCACGATCAGCGACGTCACGGGCCAGCTGGCCCCCATCCGCGCCATGCAATTAGGCGCGGAATATCAGCAATATGGGCAAAAATGGCGGGAAATATCCGCCTTCCTTGCCAACCGACGCATCAAAGAAGCCTGCTTTGCCGATGCCGTTTTTGCCCCCTCTGCCACTGTAGCAAACGGATTGATCACCTGCGGGGTGGCGGAAGAGCGTATTCACATCATCCCGTTTGATGCGCCACTTGCCCAGCAATGCCTGGTGCTTGATCGCCCGATGCCCATGCTGGCATTGCCTTCCCGTCCGCTTCGTTTGCTTTTTATCGGTCAAATCTCGCTCGCGAAGGGGATTGCGGTGTTGTTGCGCGCCTTTCAGATGCTGCGCAGCCGCCACAATGCGTCAGTCACCCTGACGCTGATTGGCCGGGTGCGCCAATGTGCGGCGGGTTTAATGGCCAGGCTGCCCGATGGCGTTGACTGGCAAGGGGCGATTCCTGCGCGTGATGTTCCATCAGCCCTGCAAAAGGCCGATATTTTTGTTTTCCCCAGCCTTTCCGAAGGTTCCAGCCTTGCCGTGCAGGAGGCAATGGCAGCCTCCCTGCCCGTGATCACGAGTTTTGATGCCGGAAGCCCGATTGAGGATGGTAAAAACGGCATCATTATTCCGCCGCGCAATGCCGATGCGCTGGCCGATGCCATAACAAGGCTGGTGCATGATGCAACCCTGCGCCAGACACTGGGCACCAACGCGCGCAACACAATTGCCCGCCAACTGGCCGAAGGCTATGGCAACAGGGTGAATAACGCCTATGACGAGGTTTTGACCCGTCATGGATAA
- a CDS encoding glycosyltransferase family 4 protein, with product MKIALISNLIPPYRYSSHQLLAKMVEDTGGAFRIFRTHKTEPQRSWSDPSGRFSQIILPGFHIPLGENRSLALTRSPASHLAHFAPDIVLIAGFGPAMWLAHKWCRARNIPYIVRFDGWAASDIAFKNPIRRKMRRDILAHAHAGIAAGTPGADWFIDHGIAANQVSIIPIAPSFRPPNNLPASTSRPHDLLSCGRPTDAKGFDLFLILAAKLWQSGVVKSIAIAGIGPADFKTVQAKINQAGIGEITTLIPAVPADQLAPIYGRAKLFCLPSRSDAYGVAVVDAISCQTVSLASDQTGCAHDMLVPGETMLPLPSSPAGYGYDAWVNAATKLLSTPDYYAHHLARQTAAITGNAPENIARQTLVACQKVLLMRA from the coding sequence GTGAAAATTGCACTCATCAGCAATCTGATCCCGCCTTACAGGTATTCATCCCATCAATTACTTGCAAAAATGGTTGAGGATACTGGCGGCGCTTTTCGTATTTTCCGCACCCATAAAACCGAACCACAACGTAGCTGGTCGGACCCTTCCGGGCGTTTTTCGCAAATCATCCTGCCGGGGTTTCATATCCCGCTTGGTGAAAATCGCAGCCTTGCTTTGACCCGTTCGCCTGCATCCCATCTTGCGCATTTTGCACCTGATATTGTGCTGATTGCCGGTTTTGGCCCGGCCATGTGGCTGGCCCATAAATGGTGCCGGGCGCGGAATATCCCCTATATCGTGCGTTTTGATGGCTGGGCGGCATCCGATATTGCCTTTAAAAACCCCATCCGCCGTAAAATGCGCCGCGATATTCTGGCCCATGCCCATGCGGGCATCGCGGCGGGCACACCGGGTGCGGACTGGTTTATTGACCATGGCATTGCGGCCAATCAGGTTAGCATCATCCCCATTGCGCCGTCTTTTCGCCCGCCCAACAACCTGCCTGCTAGCACCAGCCGCCCCCATGACCTGTTGTCGTGTGGTCGCCCGACCGATGCCAAGGGGTTTGATCTTTTCCTGATCCTGGCGGCCAAACTTTGGCAAAGCGGTGTGGTAAAAAGCATCGCCATCGCCGGGATAGGCCCGGCGGATTTTAAAACCGTGCAGGCAAAAATCAATCAGGCCGGCATTGGCGAAATCACAACGCTGATACCTGCTGTACCTGCCGATCAGCTTGCGCCGATTTATGGCCGTGCAAAGCTGTTTTGCCTGCCATCGCGCAGTGATGCCTATGGCGTTGCGGTGGTTGATGCCATTTCCTGCCAGACTGTCAGCCTTGCATCGGATCAAACCGGGTGTGCGCATGATATGCTGGTTCCCGGTGAAACCATGCTGCCACTGCCATCGTCCCCCGCCGGGTATGGGTATGATGCCTGGGTGAATGCCGCGACAAAATTGCTAAGCACACCGGATTATTATGCGCATCACCTTGCCCGCCAGACGGCTGCGATTACAGGCAATGCCCCTGAAAATATTGCTCGTCAAACGCTGGTAGCCTGCCAAAAGGTGCTGTTGATGCGCGCTTAG
- a CDS encoding WecB/TagA/CpsF family glycosyltransferase, whose translation MGENKTFFDLQLDRRGPDQLRDDILARLKGGVRTCHISLNAIKLVAARKNPALWHCLQNCDCLSADGMGIVWAAKILGYQLAGRVTGIDLMMALMPGLAQQGAPVFLLGAKADIVARTARHLTRNYPGLNIAGYCDGYGKSNAEMAEIARQSGAKVVFVALPSPRKELFVTQYADACQALLLVGVGGAFDVISGQVRRAPVTWQKAGLEWFWRVLQAPRTMSGRYARGLGKFAILLAREVLKQRRETGRTCPQERAAQPQSSFPAVPRPVARFRLMRIITLIALLGGMLGGMLSAGSALGQNRDGALPQKASAIPVPPTPLNPTQLAAIHRNGVALATALDAITPAEKQAVKGDGGELAKTAAGIVAGFLGGLVQITHPGPLPAMDGQTLTSVLAAFFGQNQKAENDEWQRENTTIDRAQSPAGDAFGDGENAIAAGDTAVSRQQIAIRIMSTLEQTFAGLLVQQFIPATLMGGLQGLLANALLIAILRYGDGGGDPARLAFQYAPGLSAAAFGDTGDGFDRYSPVLSPVDTVVNEGVFARPGVVTQVFAAPEAGDHDIPPPFAPETPVVQNPNGNDDWWPDDASPR comes from the coding sequence TTGGGGGAGAATAAAACCTTTTTTGATTTGCAACTGGACCGGCGAGGACCTGATCAGTTGCGCGATGATATTCTCGCCCGGTTAAAGGGCGGTGTGCGCACATGCCATATCTCGCTAAATGCGATCAAGCTGGTGGCGGCACGCAAAAACCCCGCCTTATGGCACTGCCTGCAAAACTGTGACTGCCTGAGTGCCGATGGCATGGGCATCGTCTGGGCGGCAAAAATACTGGGTTATCAACTTGCCGGGCGTGTCACCGGGATTGATTTGATGATGGCGCTGATGCCGGGGCTGGCACAGCAGGGGGCACCGGTTTTTCTGTTAGGCGCCAAAGCCGATATTGTCGCGCGGACAGCCCGGCATTTAACCCGGAATTATCCCGGGTTGAACATTGCCGGTTATTGCGACGGCTATGGCAAAAGCAATGCCGAAATGGCGGAAATCGCGCGTCAAAGCGGGGCGAAAGTGGTGTTTGTGGCCTTGCCCAGCCCGCGCAAGGAACTGTTCGTAACCCAATATGCCGATGCCTGCCAGGCGTTGCTGCTGGTGGGGGTTGGCGGGGCATTTGATGTAATATCGGGCCAGGTCCGACGAGCACCCGTTACGTGGCAAAAGGCCGGGCTGGAATGGTTTTGGCGGGTCTTGCAGGCCCCGCGCACCATGAGCGGGCGTTACGCCCGCGGGCTGGGCAAATTTGCCATTCTGCTTGCCCGTGAGGTGTTAAAACAGCGCCGCGAAACCGGGCGCACATGCCCACAGGAACGGGCCGCGCAGCCACAATCGTCATTCCCGGCAGTACCCCGGCCCGTGGCACGGTTTCGCCTGATGCGGATCATTACGCTGATTGCCCTTTTGGGCGGTATGCTGGGCGGGATGTTAAGTGCGGGCAGCGCCTTGGGGCAAAACCGTGATGGCGCGTTGCCACAAAAGGCATCGGCGATACCTGTGCCCCCAACACCCCTGAACCCGACGCAGCTTGCAGCCATTCATCGCAATGGTGTGGCGCTGGCAACCGCGCTGGATGCCATTACACCGGCGGAAAAACAGGCGGTTAAAGGTGATGGCGGGGAACTGGCAAAAACCGCAGCGGGCATTGTTGCTGGTTTTTTGGGCGGGCTGGTGCAAATCACCCATCCCGGCCCGTTGCCAGCCATGGATGGGCAAACGCTGACATCGGTATTGGCGGCCTTTTTTGGCCAAAACCAGAAAGCCGAAAACGACGAATGGCAACGGGAAAATACCACAATTGATAGGGCGCAAAGCCCGGCAGGCGACGCATTTGGCGATGGTGAAAATGCCATTGCGGCGGGTGATACGGCTGTTTCGCGGCAGCAAATCGCCATTCGCATTATGTCAACGCTGGAACAAACATTCGCAGGCCTTCTGGTGCAGCAATTTATCCCCGCCACATTGATGGGCGGGTTGCAGGGCTTGCTGGCAAATGCCCTGTTAATTGCGATTTTGCGCTATGGTGATGGCGGCGGGGACCCGGCACGCCTGGCATTTCAATATGCACCGGGTTTGTCTGCTGCGGCCTTTGGCGATACCGGCGACGGGTTTGACCGTTATTCGCCGGTATTGTCCCCGGTTGATACTGTTGTGAATGAAGGTGTTTTTGCCAGGCCCGGCGTGGTGACGCAGGTTTTTGCCGCGCCCGAGGCCGGGGACCACGACATTCCACCACCCTTTGCACCAGAAACGCCCGTTGTGCAAAACCCCAACGGAAATGATGACTGGTGGCCCGATGATGCCAGCCCGCGATAA
- a CDS encoding GumC family protein: MTQRFSENRAGGQPVTLADLVPVIWRRRGVALLVLALLLAVLGVVVPLWQPDYQARAQIGFLPAAPAPLASRENAQPAAGFQISDLDTEMAVLRGTAVLSAARSVLQGEGVDFDPKPSRLAQWFGAERAVRPAAPAGSFPAESVETIREARDIAILRGKIKTAQIDNARVIEISLFDPDPVLARQMLDAVVNSYVWKRQNDLRQKLADQYAETRRQHEAALTNQQQHQQALLDWQDDHPLATGTINGAVGPGRGDDGTGRNLETIRQQREAARIDFVTLQSRQQAIADAQGNMGALLRLPEIANTESVRELNLRLADLRSKAADLARRYGARHPLVLANDAQIAEALADLDSAITAQIAAVNRDFENARTRIEIYDGEYRRIMDEMAGNNRDRLGFAQLQRALDRSSDEVALLADRARLMQSQLAALRPDVEILQSPELPGKPVFPSRRHIAMIGGFFAILLAMAAAVLREYFDRALHRASDAEALTGLPIFAVLPHVAYGDGKGRATDEENEAIGHLQTIIRLRSEAGQTGADGDMPGATSSQPQPQPQPQPQPHPISNTGADAATPKDAGRVICVTSPMPGEGKSRLARIIAARFARNGQRVLLLDGDLRRPALVMDGAFARQRAVRKGASVEGQEAAENMPDLQLVLQGDCAFSNAVFPVHAPELAEGETGTHPGYDFLGAENPVSSALAGQLMAEKLGHVIAVLKAKYDFIILDAPPVLAVADAIWLMRAADDRLLLLRAGKSRRDDIVDACNRLAQAGCAADGIVFSGVSRRGAYYGSRKRRRA, from the coding sequence ATGACGCAGCGTTTTTCCGAAAACCGGGCAGGCGGGCAGCCTGTGACGCTGGCGGATCTGGTGCCGGTCATCTGGCGGCGGCGGGGTGTCGCCCTGCTGGTTCTGGCCCTGTTACTGGCGGTGCTGGGTGTGGTGGTGCCATTATGGCAGCCTGATTATCAGGCGCGTGCGCAAATCGGTTTTCTGCCTGCTGCGCCCGCGCCACTTGCCAGCCGTGAAAACGCCCAGCCAGCGGCAGGCTTTCAGATTTCCGATCTTGATACGGAAATGGCGGTTTTGCGCGGAACGGCGGTGCTATCAGCGGCCCGGTCGGTTTTGCAGGGCGAAGGGGTGGATTTTGACCCCAAACCATCCAGACTGGCCCAATGGTTCGGGGCGGAGCGCGCAGTGCGACCCGCTGCCCCAGCCGGAAGTTTCCCGGCAGAAAGTGTGGAAACAATACGCGAAGCACGCGATATCGCGATTTTGCGCGGGAAAATCAAAACCGCGCAAATCGATAATGCCCGCGTGATTGAAATTTCCCTGTTTGACCCGGACCCGGTTTTGGCCCGCCAGATGCTGGATGCCGTGGTGAACAGTTATGTCTGGAAACGGCAAAATGATTTGCGCCAGAAACTGGCCGACCAATATGCCGAAACCCGGCGCCAGCATGAAGCGGCCCTGACCAACCAACAGCAGCACCAGCAGGCCCTGCTGGACTGGCAGGACGACCATCCCCTTGCCACAGGCACCATCAATGGCGCGGTTGGGCCGGGCCGGGGCGATGATGGAACGGGTCGCAACCTTGAAACCATTCGCCAGCAACGCGAAGCCGCCCGGATCGATTTTGTAACCCTGCAATCGCGCCAGCAGGCCATTGCGGATGCGCAAGGCAATATGGGCGCGCTTTTGCGTCTGCCGGAAATTGCCAATACTGAAAGTGTGCGTGAACTTAATTTACGCTTGGCCGATTTGCGCAGCAAAGCCGCCGATCTGGCCCGGCGCTATGGCGCGCGCCACCCGCTGGTATTGGCAAATGACGCCCAAATTGCCGAGGCATTGGCCGACCTTGATAGTGCCATTACCGCACAGATTGCAGCCGTTAACCGTGATTTTGAAAATGCCCGGACCCGTATTGAAATTTATGACGGGGAATATCGCCGCATCATGGATGAAATGGCAGGCAATAACCGGGACCGTCTGGGGTTTGCACAATTGCAGCGCGCGCTGGACCGTTCCAGCGACGAAGTCGCCCTGCTGGCCGACCGGGCACGATTGATGCAATCCCAACTGGCCGCCCTGCGCCCGGATGTTGAAATTTTGCAATCCCCGGAATTACCCGGAAAACCGGTATTTCCATCGCGCCGGCATATTGCAATGATCGGGGGCTTTTTTGCCATTCTGCTGGCGATGGCCGCCGCCGTTTTGCGCGAATATTTTGACCGTGCCCTGCACCGCGCCAGCGATGCCGAAGCCCTGACCGGCCTGCCGATATTTGCCGTGTTGCCGCATGTGGCATATGGCGATGGTAAAGGCCGGGCGACGGACGAAGAAAACGAAGCTATCGGCCATTTGCAAACCATCATCCGGCTGCGCAGCGAGGCAGGTCAGACCGGTGCGGATGGGGACATGCCGGGGGCCACATCCTCCCAACCCCAACCCCAACCCCAACCCCAACCCCAACCTCATCCCATTTCCAATACGGGTGCCGATGCCGCAACCCCAAAGGATGCAGGCCGCGTCATTTGCGTAACCTCGCCAATGCCCGGCGAGGGTAAAAGCCGCCTTGCACGTATAATTGCCGCCCGTTTCGCCCGCAATGGTCAGCGTGTTTTGCTGCTTGATGGCGATTTGCGAAGGCCAGCCCTGGTGATGGATGGTGCCTTCGCCCGCCAAAGGGCCGTGCGGAAGGGGGCCTCGGTTGAGGGACAGGAGGCAGCGGAAAATATGCCCGATTTGCAACTGGTTCTGCAGGGCGATTGTGCCTTTTCCAATGCGGTATTTCCGGTTCATGCGCCTGAATTGGCAGAAGGCGAAACCGGCACTCACCCGGGATACGATTTTCTGGGGGCGGAAAACCCGGTTTCATCGGCATTGGCCGGGCAATTGATGGCCGAAAAACTGGGCCATGTGATTGCGGTCCTGAAAGCCAAATACGATTTTATCATTCTTGATGCGCCGCCGGTCCTGGCCGTGGCCGATGCGATATGGCTGATGCGCGCAGCAGATGACCGGTTATTGTTGCTTCGGGCGGGTAAAAGCCGCCGGGATGACATTGTCGATGCCTGTAATCGCCTGGCGCAGGCGGGCTGTGCGGCGGATGGCATTGTCTTTAGCGGTGTGTCACGGCGCGGGGCCTATTATGGCAGCCGCAAAAGGCGCAGGGCGTAA
- a CDS encoding O-antigen ligase family protein, with product MIATCARWALIFEIFAAPLLLGGGRPWALAILALPLALALPIAFFKAQQQGTGQTEGRLSALSPFFLALILAILWLIAQALPVWPQSMIAPFSGSSLALAPAQLPDQVLYLLWLAAMLALSALQSEAGNEITPLCRALAASAALQTAIAMILDVAAIPSTLWFVKTAHISDFTGTFANRNAFCAFITAGFFACLYMWQRPGSSFREKIDPHGGWLALAILLFIAALGSHSRAGMLALMAGTFVFILHAGGRAELAGGHAFSIRLITAFLALAAMIVAILLTPDLLARFAGLSRPDWLQRDDVWQSALNAIIARPYTGYGAQGIAPALQYAATPGMNDAVRWVSSHNLWLDMVLVLGLPVFLLVLAFLVKGGLAVLRSIHHDTTPAKRALFMAVLVAFLVQSGLDGIGALPAVIMPLVILLGCLAPGQKQASNTAIAPNAPQ from the coding sequence ATGATTGCCACCTGCGCCCGCTGGGCCCTGATTTTTGAAATTTTTGCCGCCCCCCTGCTGCTGGGCGGGGGGCGACCATGGGCCTTGGCAATATTGGCGCTGCCCCTTGCCCTGGCATTGCCGATTGCCTTTTTTAAGGCGCAACAGCAGGGCACAGGGCAAACGGAAGGGCGTTTAAGCGCGCTTTCGCCCTTTTTCCTTGCGCTGATTTTGGCAATCCTTTGGCTGATTGCTCAGGCCCTGCCTGTTTGGCCGCAATCCATGATCGCGCCCTTTAGTGGCAGCAGCCTTGCCCTTGCCCCGGCACAGCTTCCCGATCAGGTGCTTTATCTGTTATGGCTGGCTGCCATGCTGGCTTTATCCGCCCTTCAAAGCGAAGCAGGCAACGAAATAACGCCCCTGTGCCGGGCATTGGCGGCCAGTGCCGCATTGCAGACGGCAATTGCCATGATCCTTGATGTTGCGGCAATCCCATCGACCTTATGGTTTGTCAAAACCGCACATATCAGTGATTTCACCGGCACATTTGCCAACCGCAATGCCTTTTGTGCCTTTATAACAGCCGGCTTTTTCGCCTGCCTTTACATGTGGCAGCGCCCCGGTAGCAGTTTTCGCGAGAAAATTGACCCGCATGGCGGCTGGCTGGCTTTGGCAATTTTGCTGTTTATCGCCGCCCTTGGCAGCCATTCGCGCGCCGGGATGCTGGCCCTTATGGCGGGAACATTTGTTTTTATCCTGCACGCGGGCGGGCGTGCCGAGCTTGCGGGGGGCCATGCATTTAGCATCCGTCTGATCACGGCCTTTCTTGCCCTTGCGGCCATGATTGTTGCTATCCTGCTAACCCCCGATCTGCTGGCCCGTTTTGCCGGGCTTTCCCGGCCGGACTGGCTGCAACGTGATGATGTCTGGCAAAGTGCGCTAAACGCCATTATCGCCCGCCCCTATACCGGCTATGGCGCACAGGGCATTGCCCCTGCCCTGCAATATGCCGCCACGCCGGGCATGAATGATGCAGTGCGCTGGGTCAGCAGCCATAATCTGTGGCTTGATATGGTCCTGGTGCTGGGCCTGCCGGTATTTCTGTTGGTGCTGGCATTTCTGGTTAAGGGGGGCCTTGCGGTTTTACGTAGCATCCATCACGACACAACACCTGCCAAACGCGCCCTGTTCATGGCCGTTTTGGTGGCATTTCTGGTGCAATCGGGCCTTGATGGCATTGGTGCACTGCCAGCCGTTATCATGCCGCTTGTTATTTTGCTGGGCTGTCTGGCCCCAGGCCAAAAACAGGCATCAAATACAGCTATTGCCCCGAATGCCCCGCAATAA